From Kogia breviceps isolate mKogBre1 unplaced genomic scaffold, mKogBre1 haplotype 1 scaffold_557, whole genome shotgun sequence:
attttttagagattgcattgaatctgtagattgctttgggtagcgtagtcattttcacaatgctgattcttccaatccaagaacatggtatatctctccatctgtttttgtcatgtttgatttctttcatcagtgtcttatggtttcctgagtacaggtcttttacctccataggtaggttattcctaggtgctttattctttttttttttgcagtggtaaatggaagtgtttccttaatatcactttcttattttcattgttagtgtgtaggaatgcaagagatttctgtgcattaattttctatcctgctactataccaaattcactgattagctcttgtagatttctggtggcatccGTATGATTacctatgtagagtatcatgtcatctgcagacagtgacagttttacttcttttccaatttaggttccatttatttctgtttcttctctgattgccatggataGGACTttcgaaactatgttgaatgagagtggtgagagtggacatccttatcttcttcctgaccttaggggaaattctttcactttttcacctttgagaatgatgattgctgtgggtttgtcatatatggcctttattattttgagcacatgccactgagcaactaagcctgtgtgctgcaactcctgggactgcgaaccacaactactggaacctgcgtgcctagagcctatgctccgcaacaggagaagccactgcaacgagaagcccatgcactgcagcgaagaggagcccctgctaaCTGCGATTAGataaagcccatgtgcagcaatgaagaaccaacacaaccataaacaaaaataaatttacttaaaaaaataaaaataaaaaagaagaattgaaaTTACTTAGAGTGTGTTCCCCGGCCACGATGGAATCAAATTAGAAACCAGTAAtacaaatcaaaaagaagaatTCCTAAACACTTGGTAATGGTAGTAGACACATCATTCCAGGTTATCTTCACACCCTTATTATAGAAGAGCTGAAGTGAGGAAGAGTTGCCTGCTGAGCTGAAAGGCATTTCAGGTGGCCCAAAATACAGCTCACTCTGGCTCGTTCAAACAGACTATTGTTCAGGgcaaggctggagggagggagacagttCAGGAGGCTGTTACATCAGTGCCATGTGACATTAAATCTCCTAGTGCACTGGCAAAGGAAGTACAGCCAGCTTGCTGGTTGTTAGTGGAATCGGTTTGGTGGGTGATTGGTTTTGGGAAGCACCAGAGATGTATTGGTGTGGTTGTTGGAAAGTCTTGTGAGAACGCAAGATTCGGGTGCCTCCCTGGTATTTATAAGACTGGTGTCCAGTCTACCCCATGGACACATACAGTTCAGTTCTTTCTCGGTCCTGCTccactgttttaaaatttcattgcaGTTGTCCtcacctccctcttccttctcctgtgtttttgtcctccttgtcctcctcttcctcatcctaCTCCTCCTTGATTCTTCCACTGACAGTTCCATCTGTTGGATAAGGCTGTCCTCTCTGGACAGGCAGAAGAGTGTCCTTTCTGAGGTTTGTGGGATTGGAACCTAAGGCCAGTTTGCCACGTTGCCTGCCCTACCAGCCTGTTAGCCTCAGACATGGTTCGTGGTAAGTGGACCACAGATGTGTCTgcaaatttgtatttttgttcctattttaAGAATACAGTGATGGTGGTAGACCACCTCAAGTAAGAAAGAAAGGTTGGAGTTCTTTGCCAGGCAATTCTGGGAAGAGGAGCCCTCATTATGAACTTGTGTGAATACTTCAAAGACAGCAGGAATATAAAGAAGCTCAAGGACCCCCGTGAGTGTGTGATGGGAAGACTGTGTGTGAAAGGGCGGTGAAGGGGTCAATCATAGGGCCAAGGGTATGGCAACCCCTGACTCTTGCTCGCTTCCCCTCCCTTCACAGAACTGCGGGTCCAGCTGTTGAAGTACAGAAAATGTGTCATTGTGCACACCCTTGGTGTGTTGCCCAAGACTCAGCATGACTTCAGCTCCTTCGGGGTGGACATGTGGTACCAGACGGTAAGCGCCTGCTTTCTCCCTCGTGTGCAACCAGGAAGCCGCAGGTGGgtaggaggtggaggtggtgacTGGGCACCTGGACTCTTCCCTTTCAGGAAATGATGCTCTGCTTCTCAGTCAATGGGGTGTTCAAGGAAAGTGAGTGTGTGTAGACCCTCACCCCAGATGCCCCACTGCTGCCTCCCCCTGGCCAGGCTCAGTCCCAGAAACTCCCAGTTTCCCtgaccccttcccttcccttcccttcccttcccttccctaccCTTCCCATCCCTtcatttccctcccctcccatcccctcccctccattcCCCTTCCCCATTGTGTTCTCCAGCCCTCAGTCTTCCTACCTACACCCCAGGTCTGAGCTGTGTCCATGACTGTCTACCCTGCACACCCTGGGCGTTGGACACAGAGGATGTGGAGTTTGGTGGTTCTCATCTCAGATCCTTACTCTGAGAATTCGGACAATTAGTTAACCTCctaatttcttcatttgcaaaatggggtaGTAGAATGCACCTCTTGTGCGGCTGTGAAAAATGTGTCCCATGAACTTGTGTAGGCGTTGTCAAGGACACTGTCACTGGGTGAAGACTGCTCCTATGGTTGCCCTCCCCATTAACAACAACCTGGCCCCTGTGAACAACTGCCCTCTCAGCATGAGTGTCCAGTCACACCCTGACTTGGGTCCACCATGTGAGCATGTAGAGCATGTGCGGCGCTAAGgggtacttttgtttgtttgctgatgAAGTGGAAGGAAGTTCTCAAGGCTGTGTGTTTGCCTTCACCTGGACCTTCATTGCTACCTCTGCCAGCTATGCCAGGTGAGAGCCCTGTTGTGGGCGGGAATGCCTATCCCAGCCTGCACTCATGTGAGTGGGAATGAGGTTTCACCGTCATTAGGTTTACTCAGTATTGTGGAAAGCCAGCAGGGAGATCCCAGGAGGAGTCTAGCCTAGTGGATAAAAAGAACATGTGCTCTGGAATCGGACTATGGGTTATCTCCTTGACCAAATACTCACTCGCTGTGTGACCAAGGTCACGTCACAtgacctctctgtgactcagtgtcCTCTTCCGAGAATGGGGATCAGACCGTCCACTCCTTAGgctgtgtgtctatttttataaataaattacccccctgcctctctctctctctctctctctcccctcctcctgctccaggTCTCCCATCATCCATATATGAGTCTTTttaatggtgttttaaaaatcccatagattttccccactctttttcattctttgttttctcatctgattaGATAACTTCAAATTACTTCTTTTTGAGTTCataaattctttcttctgcttgatgaAGTCTGCTATTATAGCTCtctatta
This genomic window contains:
- the LOC131749792 gene encoding nuclear RNA export factor 3-like codes for the protein MNLCEYFKDSRNIKKLKDPQLRVQLLKYRKCVIVHTLGVLPKTQHDFSSFGVDMWYQTEMMLCFSVNGVFKEMEGSSQGCVFAFTWTFIATSASYA